A stretch of Arachis hypogaea cultivar Tifrunner chromosome 15, arahy.Tifrunner.gnm2.J5K5, whole genome shotgun sequence DNA encodes these proteins:
- the LOC112750191 gene encoding uncharacterized protein isoform X1, which produces MAMFSSGGAFSSFVKIFSRSRDTIQAVTNFAKQNTLPILMQEQMIAHFHMKYRTDIEGLQQQEIMFTFGKARVPIIKFLEKKSGLAFDVRNGGKWELSSGSQRQPQVPLLCSGNTTAIFFTITNKFTSLMLKVLYTLHHQIQFLAASTPGDLS; this is translated from the exons ATGGCGATGTTCTCCTCCGGCGGCGCGTTCTCCTCCTTCGTCAAGATTTTCTCCAGATCT AGAGACACAATTCAAGCTGTGACAAATTTTGCCAAACAGAATACATTGCCTATTCTCATGCAAGAACAGATGATTGCACATTTTCATATGAAGTACAGAACTGATATAGAAGGGTTGCAGCAGCAAGAGATCATGTTTACATTTGGAAAGGCTCGTGTACCAATTATTAAATTTCTTGAAAAGAAAAGTGGGCTTGCATTTGATGTAAG AAATGGAGGGAAGTGGGAACTGTCTTCAGGTTCTCAGCGACAACCACAAGTGCCTCTTTTGTGCTCAGGAAACACTACTGCAATCTTCTTTACCATTACGAACAAGTTCACTTCTTTAATGTTAAAGGTCCTCTATACTCTCCATCATCAG ATTCAGTTTCTGGCAGCAAGCACTCCTGGAGATCTGAGCTAG
- the LOC112750191 gene encoding uncharacterized protein isoform X2, whose protein sequence is MAMFSSGGAFSSFVKIFSRSRDTIQAVTNFAKQNTLPILMQEQMIAHFHMKYRTDIEGLQQQEIMFTFGKARVPIIKFLEKKSGLAFDVRNGGKWELSSGSQRQPQVPLLCSGNTTAIFFTITNKFTSLMLKIQFLAASTPGDLS, encoded by the exons ATGGCGATGTTCTCCTCCGGCGGCGCGTTCTCCTCCTTCGTCAAGATTTTCTCCAGATCT AGAGACACAATTCAAGCTGTGACAAATTTTGCCAAACAGAATACATTGCCTATTCTCATGCAAGAACAGATGATTGCACATTTTCATATGAAGTACAGAACTGATATAGAAGGGTTGCAGCAGCAAGAGATCATGTTTACATTTGGAAAGGCTCGTGTACCAATTATTAAATTTCTTGAAAAGAAAAGTGGGCTTGCATTTGATGTAAG AAATGGAGGGAAGTGGGAACTGTCTTCAGGTTCTCAGCGACAACCACAAGTGCCTCTTTTGTGCTCAGGAAACACTACTGCAATCTTCTTTACCATTACGAACAAGTTCACTTCTTTAATGTTAAAG ATTCAGTTTCTGGCAGCAAGCACTCCTGGAGATCTGAGCTAG
- the LOC112750191 gene encoding probable potassium channel AKT5 isoform X3 — protein MAMFSSGGAFSSFVKIFSRSRDTIQAVTNFAKQNTLPILMQEQMIAHFHMKYRTDIEGLQQQEIMFTFGKARVPIIKFLEKKSGLAFDVRKSLYSIS, from the exons ATGGCGATGTTCTCCTCCGGCGGCGCGTTCTCCTCCTTCGTCAAGATTTTCTCCAGATCT AGAGACACAATTCAAGCTGTGACAAATTTTGCCAAACAGAATACATTGCCTATTCTCATGCAAGAACAGATGATTGCACATTTTCATATGAAGTACAGAACTGATATAGAAGGGTTGCAGCAGCAAGAGATCATGTTTACATTTGGAAAGGCTCGTGTACCAATTATTAAATTTCTTGAAAAGAAAAGTGGGCTTGCATTTGATGTAAG GAAAAGTTTGTATTCAATAAGTTAG
- the LOC112750191 gene encoding probable potassium channel AKT5 isoform X4, translated as MAMFSSGGAFSSFVKIFSRSRDTIQAVTNFAKQNTLPILMQEQMIAHFHMKYRTDIEGLQQQEIMFTFGKARVPIIKFLEKKSGLAFDVSDLIMA; from the exons ATGGCGATGTTCTCCTCCGGCGGCGCGTTCTCCTCCTTCGTCAAGATTTTCTCCAGATCT AGAGACACAATTCAAGCTGTGACAAATTTTGCCAAACAGAATACATTGCCTATTCTCATGCAAGAACAGATGATTGCACATTTTCATATGAAGTACAGAACTGATATAGAAGGGTTGCAGCAGCAAGAGATCATGTTTACATTTGGAAAGGCTCGTGTACCAATTATTAAATTTCTTGAAAAGAAAAGTGGGCTTGCATTTGATGTAAG TGATCTTATTATGGCTTAA